The following nucleotide sequence is from Anser cygnoides isolate HZ-2024a breed goose chromosome 21, Taihu_goose_T2T_genome, whole genome shotgun sequence.
CAGCTACTGTGAAGAAATCCCTGTGGAAGAGAATGAAGTCAATGACAGCTCCTCAAAGAGCAGCATGGAGGCCAAGCCAGAAGCTAGCCCTCAGCTGCCAAAGAAATCTGTCACTGCCAGCACGTTGACATCTACAGGAAGCAGCGAAGCACCAGCCTCGGTAAGTGTCCTTCCTCCACTGCAGTGGCATCTGGAATCCTTTTCACGGGGATTTCGCTGGCAGTGCTTGAATGTACAAGGTGACTGTTTGCCCTAAAGCTCCTCTTCCACTGCAGCTGACCATGGTCCTTGTGTTAGTAATGTTTGAGGGCATGGCATTTGCCAAAGGAAAAGTAAGTAAACCATGCCTGACCTAAAGTCAGTACATTAGGATTCTCAGCAGCAAGGGTATTTTCCCACATGTAGTTTTAGGTTAAAAGAAATGGAGCATTGAAGATAAAGGGGTTGTAATTCCTCCTCTGGCTCCAGTCGTTCCCTAGGAAGCAGCGTGCACCTTCATGGTACTGGGGCAGGGCAGACCTTGTTGAAATATAACAAGAACTCAGATTTTGTATAGTGTTTTTGTCTGGGACAAAACCTGTGTTGTTTGTGCACTTgtctgaacaaacaaaaagccttgtATATGTCCCAAGCTtgaattatacatatatatgtttttgaGAGGAAGTGGTCTAATATGCCCTTGTGTTTTCCAAATACTGTATGGTAAGCTGCCATCTCTCCATTATTTAATTTCCAGCCACATTGAGGCCAAATGTTCAAAGGTATGAAAATTGGCCCACAGATGTAAatagttttcagaaataaccACCAGTTTCTAGGTGCTAGTCTTGCCCTCATTATGTTCTGTCCTTGCTGCAGTTTGATGGGGTGCTaccagaagaggaggaggcagtagCAGAGAGTCCTGTGGAAAAAGACCTCGGCATTGCAAATATCATGGGAGAGAAGATAGAGATCATTGCTCCTGTGAACTCCCCTTCCCTGGACTTCAATGACAATGAAGACATTCCCACGGAGCTCAGCGACTCGTCTGAGACCCACGATGAAGGTGTGCAGGGAGAAACCCCTTCCATTGGTGTCGTGTTTTGCCCTGTCTCTTTCAGTGAGGGCCTGGGGCAAcaaatactgaattatttttctggacCTTAAGAGTTCAGAAGATGCAAAGAATTCTTGGCCTGGGCTGCAGAAAGTGAATCTGTGGGATATTTGGAAGGCTGTCCCTAAAATAATGCCATGTAGTTAATTACCCCACCTGATGTTCCAACTATTGTCCTGGGATCAGTGGTGGGAAAGGGATAGAAGCACTTCCTTTGGGTTCCTTCTTCACAAAGGAAAGTACTGTAAAATATTGTCCTGGACTGTAAAAAAAGCACAGCCTGGGAGGTTGGCACAGAGTATCATGCCTGGGGCTTGTGGGCCTGTTTCCCCACAGGTGAAGTCCAGGCCTTTTACGAGGATTTGAATGGCCGTCAGTACGTGAATGAAGTGTTCAACTTCAGCGTGGACAAACTGTATGACTTGCTTTTCACGGACTCTCAGTTCCAGAGAGACTTCATGGAACAGCGTCGGTTCTCTGGTAAGCTGCTGGTGGCAAAGCCCAGTCACTGACAGAGGCTGTGTTCCCTGCgaggcacagagcagggctcagCTTCTAGTTCTTGAGCACATGCCTTGGAGGTGCGACTTTGGCTGACGATAGAGGGATTGGGTAATATTGTGAGGTCTTGGGACCACACCTGCCTGTGCTGACAGTAATCAAAAGCAGGTAGAATGAGCCTTGTTTGGCTATCTGGGTGTATTTTTTAAGAGCCCTAAGTAAGTTTGTGGAAGAATCAGATTCTCCATCTTTTTCGTAATATCAGCCACGGCCTGATCTTGTGTTCAAGGCTTAACATTCTGTGGAAAAAGCTCTTCTAGCTCTACTCCAGACACTGGCACAGACTGTGTAGTTGATGATGCAGAGTGTTCTGGGCATCCTGCAGCCCTTCTTTCCCTATAACTGCAGGTTTGCAAAAGGAGCGATGGCATCAGCCTCCCTCCCTTTCCATATACTGAGAGAGGGGAAAATTCTCCCCACATTTCTAATTCCTCAGGCACATCTCAGTCTGAAGCCATACTACAATGAGGCTCTCTACAGCTGCTCTGCTTAGCCCTCTGAGTAGCAGACTTGCAGGATTCTGCCAAGTCAAGGCAAAGCCACCAGAAAACAGCCTCAGGCAGAGATAATCCCATCACATCTTGGCAGAGGATGCACCTCATCCCTGCAGTGACCACGTTTAGTACAGGAGACCTTTCCTTCACACTCAGTTGAGCTCTAGCACTTTCGCAGCCAAGCTCTCTAGAGGGAAGGAAATACTCTCCTGAGCTTGGTTATGCTTTTACTAGGGAACTGACCTGAGGTTGCTTTAAGTTACTTTGATGGAATATTGTTTTCTCCTCTCAGATATTATCTTTCATCcctggaagaaggaagaaaatggcaaTCAGACCAGAGTGATCCTCTATACCATTACCCTCACCAACCCTTTGGCCCCCAAAACTGCCACTGTCACTGAGACGCAGGTGTGTGAAGGGGCAGCAGGGGTATGCTTTGGTAGGAACAGGTCTGTGATTTGCTTTCTTGTCTTGAGCTTGCTGCTTTTCATGTTCTtcgtgtctttttttttttaaagaaatgtctgACGTGCTCTTTTGTTCTTTAGAATCAGAGTAATTCAGGCTAGAAAGCGCCTCTGCTCAGAGCGGGCTCAGCTCTCATTTTAGATCGGGTTGCTCTCTGGCAAGCCAGACTTCAGTTCAGTGAAACGAGGTCCCACAAAATCGGTCCTCGTGTGACAGTGTAACTGCGTATCTGAGACAAAAAACTGGGGATTCAGCTGCTGGAACTGAATGCCCCTTTTGATGTATGTCCTTGGAAACACCTGAGCGAGACGTTTTGGTTCCTTGAGTAGGCCAGCCCAAAAGGCGAGTTGTTTATGGAGAAATTGCAGAGATGGGGCTGTGCATGGGCACGGTCTCCTGTTTGTGGCAGAGTTGTTTTTTGAAGTGCTAGTGAAGGTGCCTAACTATCAAAGCCTTGTTCTGACCAGCCTAACGGTTGCCTTGCATGCTCTTTTACACAGACAATGTACAAAGCCAGCCAAGAAAGCGAGTGCTATGTCATAGATGCAGAGGTGCTAACTCACGACGTCCCCTACCACGATTATTTCTACACCATTAACCGCTACACGTTGACTCGTGTTGCCAGAAACAAAAGCCGACTCAGGTACGCCGCTGGTGGGATAAACAGCTTTACTGGTGATCTAAAgtcacctgggggggggagtgCTTCTTTCTGGAGcggtagaaggggctggggagaACTAAGCCCCACTTCTTTGTTGCGGGAGTTACATTTGGGTCAGGGAGAAGAATTTACAGACTTCTCTTGCCCCCTTCTTTTGAAGCAGGGACAGCTGCCatacaaaacaaactaaatgCACTAAGACTGTGCCTCTGAGAAGCACTTTGGGGGACAAGCAGTGGAATTTGGTACCGGGGAAACTGaggtgtttgtgttttgctcTGATAATTAATCTAAATGTCTGCCTGCCCCATGGCTGAAGGTCTTGGGAGTCCTCTTGAGGCCTTACTGCCACTGCCTTTGGAAGGACTTTTCATGCAGTGCTTCTCACCTAGAAACACAAAGGGCTGAAACCGTGTCAGAACTAAGTGTgagcataattattttttatatatacattgaCAAAGGAGTGTGAATTGATGTAACCTCCTGAAAGCAAAATTGAGAGTGACTTTCCCCTTTCCACACAGGGTTTCCACAGAACTACGTTACAGAAAACAGCCGTGGGGGCTGGTGAAATCCTTCATCGAGAAAAATTTCTGGAGCGGCCTAGAAGATTATTTCCGTCATTTGGGTAAGAGTGGCAAGGTCTGGAGCTGCGGCCACGACAGGGGCACACTCTTACGGTTTGTGTGTGCCTCCCTGCAAGCAGGCAGCGTAACGGCGTGGTAGCTGCTGCCAGCCTTCTGGGGACTAGGCTTCAGAGGGGCTTTTAAACAGGGCCAGCCAAAGTCATTGCCACTGCAGCTGGTAGTACTTGCTGGCCATCAGCTCCTCTCTGACAGGAGTGCAGGCAGTCCGGGGTCAGGGTTTGGCTGAAGGTGTAAGGGAGCTGTAGTGCGTACCCCGGCACAGCCACCTCAGACCCCACCAGGGTGCTTGGCCCAGCTGAACTCCATCCAGCAGCCGTGCCAGGGGTTTGTATCTTTGCAAGGCCGGTGCCATCTCtattaaatgctttctttcctcGCTGCCTCTGCAGAAAGTGAACTGACCAAAACCGAGAGCACATACCTGGCTGAGGTCCACCGACAATCCCCCAAAGAGAAAGTGAGCAAGCAATCAACCGTCCGCCGGCGGAAACGGGCCCATCCCCACCTGCGGGTGCCACACTTGGAGGAGGTGCTGAGTCCCGTCACCACCCCCACGGATGAGGAGGTTGCTCACCGAATCAAGCATGTGGCAGGTGAGGGACTGCAGGGACCTCACGCTTCGGGGTGGAGAGCTGGACACCTCCAGAGACAAACTGGAGCTGTGTTCATGAAAGGTTAACGGGCAGAGGGGCCAGGGATTTGCAGAGCGATGGACGCATTATGATTTTTTGAGTAAGATGGAGTAAAATGTTGCCCTTCCCTTTGGGCAGCATTTCATAGCCTGAACAAACCCATCTGTCTCCTTAGGTTCCACTCAGACACGGCACATCCCTGAGGAGAGCCCCAGTGGCTTCCACCTGCAGAGTGTCTCCAAGCTGCTCCTCGTCATCAGTTTTGtgtaagtcatttttttttgctctacCTTTACTTTGGTCCTCTCATGTTTCTGGTGGTCTGCACTCCCctgtgccatttttttcttttctctacttCCTCGCTGGTCCCAAGCTTTACTCAGCAGAGTAAAACAATGACAGGcagaaaagaatgaattaaaatttcCCCCAAATGTTCCATCAGCTGTTTGGTCTGGCTTGATCCCAGCTTTGGCCAGTGCTTAGTCAGTCACTGAGCTGGCTCTGTAGGTTTTTccagatctatttttttttttaagtctcttcTTTCCCTCAGTTTTGAGAGGCAAGTCAACAGTTAGACAAAATCTGACAAGcagtaaaaggattttttattttagagatcTTGATTAATTTCTTCATCTAAAGTGACATctaaaaactgtgttttttattttttttcctaacttaaATAATAACAAGCTAGCTATTAGCATGAAAGATGACCACGCAAAGCTCTCTGGCAGTTTACCATGCTACCACAACAGGGCTTGGTGTATGTGAGGAGTCTGTCTGTTCTTTTCTCTGGACTGCCAAAACTTATTTGGGTACTTTGAAATGTCTGATCCTGGGCAGTGATTTTGGTGAGAGATACTATCTCAGAAAGGAGCTGGACTGTTTGAAGATGCTATCTGCAAAGTAAGGATAGAAACACATGAGGCAAGAGAGACTGGCATGGTTTCAATAGTTCTGCAGCAAGAACTATGCTTTAGTTTGTGTCCACCACCTTTCCCAGTTGCTAGCTGTGGACCTGGACTTGCTGGATGTGTGCTCAGAGTGAGTAGCTGGGCATGCTGGGTCAATCTTGTATAGCAAATGCGGACATGTGCTCATTCTTTTCTTAAGCTCCACTCACTTTTTAGTGAGGTGTGAAGAAGCTGAGAGCGGTAGACTGAGGTTAGTTACCATCTCAAATTGAGCACCTTTCTGCGTCTCCTTTTCCCAACGGGGACGACGACTGCAGAGGCTTACAGCAATGACCCAGAGCAGCTGGAGAAATGTGACAGGCCAAGTGACAGATGCTTTGGGTAGACAGCCTGGTGCTCTCTTCTGTGGCTAGACAGGTGGGTAGCAAGGCACAAACGCTTTATGATGCTCTCTCCTTACAGGCTACTAGCTTAGCTTAGAGTGCTGAAGGAGCTCTCTGTAATGTTTTCAGAACACTTTTCTGGCCGGTTGCTATCCCCCTGCCTGAGCTGGGCTATAGAGAGGCCATTCTTCCAGCAGAATAGCCGCACTAGTCAGAGACAGGCACGAGCATGTTATTTTTGAGCCCATTCCCTGAGCCACCACTCGCGCTGGGAAAGAGAGTGGGAATGCGTGCGTGGCggtggaggagggaagagaggagcGTGGCAGTATCTGGTGAACTCAGTGGCTGCCCAGCCTGCGGTGGTGTTCCCACCTTGGCATAAGGTGGGAGGGGGTAGGGCGGGATGTGTGCAACGTGCATCTCCGTGCTAGTGCCCTGCAATGAGCGCTTTGTACGTGTCCACAGGAGCCACACACAGCTCATCTTTTCCTGGGTGAATTTCACCGTTAATTGCAAGCCCAGTTATTTCCTTCCCTCCGGCGTCTTTTCTCCCtattcctttcttccctcttccctgccATTTATCTTCTGTACTGTCTATAAACCTTCTCTGCTCAGCCCAGTTTCTCCCGTTCTCTGTCAGTCTGTTTCTAACCTGCAGCTACTCcgtcttttctcttccctgctcccaTTAGGATCTGTTTCAggtactgtctttttttttttttttaaacctctttactctcccatttcccccccctttcTCTGCATTCAGCACATCCACTCAGCCAGCCTGTCTCATCCGTCAtccctgtctgtctgtccttgCTCACACATCTCTCCCACATGGTGAAGTTTTGGGTTCTGATCACTTGGCCCTTACACAAATTAAATTCCCACTCACATTCAGCGTGGACCTGGGCCCCAGAAACCTCGTTAAAGCTCTGGATGTTTCCCCAGGTGTGACAGGCAGGCAGTGGGGCAGCAGTGCTCAcagtaaactgttttttttctttatttgcagtCTGGTGTTGCTGGTCATTCTCAATATGATGCTGTTCTACAAACTCTGGATGTTGGAGTACACTACCCAGACGCTCACAGCATGGCAGGGCTTGCGGCTCCAGGAGAGGTACTGTCACACCAGCTTTGTCTTTGCCTCTTCTTGCATGTTTCCTACAGATGTTAGAGGCTTTCCAAGGACGCCACAGCTCAGAGCTGTCTGGTAGATTGTTTCCCTGTTGTGTGTAACAGATGAAGTGGGTAGATAGCTGAAGATATGGGGCCGCCCAGTATTTCCTTATCCAAAGTGCTGAACAATTACAGCAGAAGAGAGCAAGTTAAGGCAACCTCTACTTCTTCGCAGGGTCCCACTTATCTGAGGACACAGGCTGtacaaagaaatgttttgtaatCTTGGGCCAAGGTTGTCACCTCCCCTTCTCTGATGGCTCAACTCTAAACACTCAAAGCAGTGTTTAGAAAGAACCTCTTTGTACCCAGATAAGAATTTGGACTTGTGACACAATTAATTGTTGAAAGATTTTGAAAGGTGTGGGTCTAGCTATCAGCAAGTTGTTACAACATAGGAGGAAAAGAGAGCGCACTAGGAGGACAGAGTGCTCCATAACGACCTAAGCATTCCCTGGAGGTGTACTAGATGGTAAGCAGTGAAAAGTCATTGCAGATTGACTTAGTTTCTCTAATAACTGATAGTGTGGCGCCTTGCCCAAGGCTTTTTGAACATCTTGTTTCATTACACTGTCCGCTGGGTGCGTGCTATTTGAGGTGAGGAGAGCTCAAGGCTGTAGGCAgtatttcccatttccttttgcAGAAAGCACGCTGACAGGTATATGTTGGGATCGTTTTTTGTTATATAGACTCCCCCATCCTGTCTAGAGGTGAAGTGGACCTGCCAGTCAGCATTTCCCAGGGTGCCCTCCAGAGCACTTTTTGGTAGATGGCATTTTACAGTGGTGACCTGATGGCCCAGAGCTGTTTAATAATGACCAGTAATTTGGCATTTTGAATTCCTTCTGGCAAGTTTAGGTGAATGCTTTTTCTGTACATAAACGCTAGGTGTCCTGCCTGACCAGCTTCTCCTCTGCGGGCAGCAGTTGAAGTTAGGAACATCATGATCCCCTTTGCTACGATGTTTTAGTCTTATGTCCCCTTTCTGGACATCCTTTTGTGTAGTTGCAGTGATTCCCTCTTCTGCTGACTCCATCTTGACTTTAAACATAGTTAGCAAAAGAGTTTGCGTGTTACTTGTCTTATGTTATGGGCTTTCCACTTCTTGTTAGGGAAGGCTTGCTATGTTACCAGTAATAGCTGTGCAACTTTCCCACAGATCCAGTCAgtgatttttcctgctttatctCCCTATGGCAGTCTTGGTATTTATTTGGACCGCTACTGACTACGGTATTCAGTATAGGACTGAATTATATGCTGTTTGTAATGTGCATGTACTGTAATTATAGGGGTGGGTAGCCCTATTTCCCCCCTGCACAGTTAACTTCATTGTGTTGTAACTGCAGTTGCTGTGGATTAGACCAAATCCACCTGCTGGGTCCAAGGTGGGGTGTGCTCAGAAGCATTCAGTTCGAGGCTCTGAAGACATTATCTTTGGGTGCTAATGAGATACAGGAGTGGTACACTTAGTTTGGGGGACTACTCACTGCCCCAACCCACTCTGAATCTAAGTATGTGGCTTCTCCGCTTAGACACAGAAAGCAACATTTATTAGTAGCAGAGTTATTTATTATAGTCTAGGGTTACTGACCATTGGGAGTGGGTCCATTTTTTACTTGTAATGCTTTTTGGTTGTCACACTTAACATGTCCTTGTTTAATCTCCAGGTCAGGAgctggctgggcagggcagATGCAAGCCCTCAAGCCCTGGACAGGAGGATCCCCAGGCctggctgcccagagctgccacGCAGGGCCACAGGCAGGTGACCGCAGTGCGCCTGGTGTGTAGGCAGAGCTTGGCTGAGACAAGGAGAGGATAAAGCTCCGtggagcaaagcaaagcgaCGCAAGGAGTGGAGGTGAGGCAGTTAGCACGGCACGTGGCAGGAAGGCACGGCAGAGGTGCCCCCATTCTGCCCATTTGCCAAGCTAAGAGGGGAACCAATGAGGCTGTTAACGTACAGTGCTAGGAGAAAGAAGGAGCTTGAGGGAGCTCTCGCTGCAGGGAGAAGTTTGGGGAACATCTTAAGCTGCTCTGCTTAGCCTCCAGGGTAGGAGACTTGAAAGTCTCCACTACAGTCTGCAGAGCTTAGGAGGTGTATACAGCAGGCAGTAGCTAAAAGAGGAGGGATCCAGCTATCTTAGGAAATAGCAGAGCCCAGGAGGTAAGCAGAAGACAAAGCAGCGAAGATCCCTCTCTCTTAGAGATAAGGAAAGCCCAAGAGATGAAAGCAGAAGACAAAGATTTAGCTGTCTTAGAAACTAGCAAGGCCCAAGAAAAAGCAGTAGAGAGAGAGCTAGCTGTCTTATAAGCTGGGGGCAGACAAAAACAACCCTACCTCTTAGGGGAGAGGGGTGCCTCTGCAGCGCCTTCCTGCCATCGCCAAGTCCTGTGCTCTCTGCCTCGACTCCACTCCTTGCATCGCTTTGCTCCACGGAGCTTTATCCTCGCCTCGTCCCAGCCAAGCTCCACCTACGCGCCAGGCGCACCGATGTCCTTCCTCTggccctgagcagcagctctgggcagccagGCCTGGGGATCCTCCTGTCAGTGGCCTGACAGCTTGCGCCTGCGCTGAGCTGCCTCCActcagcagcctccagccctgtTGTGGAGGATTAATTAGGCctgaggggagggggctggtACTTACACTTGGCTGCCGCTACAGAGAGAACTGGTGCTGCTGTTACTCAGAATGAAGAAAGCGTGGTATTAAGATGATGGCCAACACGGCATGTctagggaaatgaaaaaaaatccaaacaaacaaactgcacAAGGCTAGTACCTGTCCGGCAGCGCACACTGCAGTCCCTGTCAGGGGCCCTGGTGCCACCTTTCACTGTTCTCACCTCCCCAGCAGTGACAGCGCGCTGCCTTCTGCCCCCTCTGGCACGTGGGCGTTCAGCTCCAGCCGCACTAGAGCACTTCTGCAAAAGGCACATCTTTGCTGTTAATTACCACAATTAAGGCAGGCTAATATTGTTATCCAATTTAGGAAAATAGTAAGTGCATCTAAATGCTGCCCCTTTAGGGTGGAAGGATTACACAGAGATTGATgcaagctgcagccccccctcccctgccagcCCACTTTGCTCCCCCCTGACCATGGTTTCCCCAGATTCACTCTTGCTCATGTTCTGCCTGACAGGTTACCCCAATCTCAGACAGAATGGGCCCAGTTACTAGAATCTCAGCAGAAGTATCATGACTCAGAGCTACAAAAATGGCGCGAGATCATCAAATCCTCCGTGATGCTTCTAGACCAGGTGAGACCACACGGCCCGTTGGTGCTGTGCGTGGAGGGTCACCGTGTCCTCCCAGCCTCACAGCCACCTGCTCACAGTCATTACCTGGATCCGCTGCAGCCTGTCAGGTGCATCTCCTCCGCTCCCATCTCCCTTTAGCTCCGTCTCCTGACACTGGGGTGGGCAGCAGATCCCAAGGGCCATTCGCAGGATACCATGGATTCTCTCTCACCTCGCAGGGGGGTCCAGGCAAGTCAAGGAGAGAATTCTGGAGGGCCAAAACCTTTTTATTAGACAACACATCTTGTATCTAGGCTCTGTAAGACCGTGGCAATCCATTTGGAATACAAAATTTTTCCCCTTAACCCTGGGTTCATATGTAGCTTACACGGATGAAGGGGACACACTCTCCAGGGGCCCTTCACAGCACAGAGCCAGCAGTTTTAGTACCCATTGCCTGAAGAGCCAGTTGTACGCTGGGCAGCTTGAAACACTTCATAAAAGAAACAAGCTGCTGTCCCCTAAGTTGAGAGTCACTCACCCTGTACCTCATTCTGCTCGCCCCTTGTTGTCTCACTGGCTCCCATCTTCTCAGTCCCCACTGGTACTTCCCAGTCCCCAAAAGCAGGTATTATGGTATCAGTACTTTCCATGGATGAAGGAGGCACCTGGAGGCACTGAGGGGGAAGGAAATCCCGAAGCTCTGTCACCTTCAGGGTAGCAGCACATTGGAGACGTTTCTTGTCTTGCAGATGAAGGATTCACTAATAAATCTCCAGAATGGCATCGGGTCCCGGGACTTCGGGTCAGATCCAGAAGAGAA
It contains:
- the GRAMD1B gene encoding protein Aster-B isoform X9, giving the protein MPAANMTETLQLPALQVPEQQVVEGGRAWSSSSTPTLRRKRFKMRRMKNVQEQSLEAGRYQDSPSSSKEYLQLPSIEITPSSDEDTPWSNCSTPSASPRRKRFLLRRWLRVREKKEYSESSSQQSSQQSSHDDDSSRFLSPHMRDDSTASNSNRSTPACSPILRKRSRSPTPQDSQGDTMVEKGSDHSSDKSPSTPEQGVQRSCSSQSGRSGAKNSKKSQSWYNVLSPTYKQRNEDFRKLFKHLPDTERLIVDYSCALQRDILLQGRLYLSENWICFYSNIFRWETLLTVRLKDICSMTKEKTARLIPNAIQVCTDTEKHFFTSFGARDRTYMMMFRLWQNALLDKPLCPKELWHFVHQCYGNELGLTSDDEDYVPPDDDFNTMGYCEEIPVEENEVNDSSSKSSMEAKPEASPQLPKKSVTASTLTSTGSSEAPASFDGVLPEEEEAVAESPVEKDLGIANIMGEKIEIIAPVNSPSLDFNDNEDIPTELSDSSETHDEGEVQAFYEDLNGRQYVNEVFNFSVDKLYDLLFTDSQFQRDFMEQRRFSDIIFHPWKKEENGNQTRVILYTITLTNPLAPKTATVTETQTMYKASQESECYVIDAEVLTHDVPYHDYFYTINRYTLTRVARNKSRLRVSTELRYRKQPWGLVKSFIEKNFWSGLEDYFRHLESELTKTESTYLAEVHRQSPKEKVSKQSTVRRRKRAHPHLRVPHLEEVLSPVTTPTDEEVAHRIKHVAGSTQTRHIPEESPSGFHLQSVSKLLLVISFVLVLLVILNMMLFYKLWMLEYTTQTLTAWQGLRLQERLPQSQTEWAQLLESQQKYHDSELQKWREIIKSSVMLLDQMKDSLINLQNGIGSRDFGSDPEEKRKRFH
- the GRAMD1B gene encoding protein Aster-B isoform X4, translated to MPAANMTETLQLPALQVPEQQVVEGGRAWSSSSTPTLRRKRFKMRRMKNVQEQSLEAGRYQDSPSSSKEYLQLPSIEITPSSDEDTPWSNCSTPSASPRRKRFLLRRWLRVREKKEYSESRETDLYGSCAAEAEAFCLVVPPPSPARSQQSSQQSSHDDDSSRFLSPHMRDDSTASNSNRSTPACSPILRKRSRSPTPQDSQGDTMVEKGSDHSSDKSPSTPEQGVQRSCSSQSGRSGAKNSKKSQSWYNALCYLQVLSPTYKQRNEDFRKLFKHLPDTERLIVDYSCALQRDILLQGRLYLSENWICFYSNIFRWETLLTVRLKDICSMTKEKTARLIPNAIQVCTDTEKHFFTSFGARDRTYMMMFRLWQNALLDKPLCPKELWHFVHQCYGNELGLTSDDEDYVPPDDDFNTMGYCEEIPVEENEVNDSSSKSSMEAKPEASPQLPKKSVTASTLTSTGSSEAPASFDGVLPEEEEAVAESPVEKDLGIANIMGEKIEIIAPVNSPSLDFNDNEDIPTELSDSSETHDEGEVQAFYEDLNGRQYVNEVFNFSVDKLYDLLFTDSQFQRDFMEQRRFSDIIFHPWKKEENGNQTRVILYTITLTNPLAPKTATVTETQTMYKASQESECYVIDAEVLTHDVPYHDYFYTINRYTLTRVARNKSRLRVSTELRYRKQPWGLVKSFIEKNFWSGLEDYFRHLESELTKTESTYLAEVHRQSPKEKVSKQSTVRRRKRAHPHLRVPHLEEVLSPVTTPTDEEVAHRIKHVAGSTQTRHIPEESPSGFHLQSVSKLLLVISFVLVLLVILNMMLFYKLWMLEYTTQTLTAWQGLRLQERLPQSQTEWAQLLESQQKYHDSELQKWREIIKSSVMLLDQMKDSLINLQNGIGSRDFGSDPEEKRKRFH